The window ACCGCGAGGTAGACGTTCCCCATCGCCCCCTGGCCGAGAGGGCGCTCGATGCGGAAGCGGCCGACGCGGGAGCCGGGCTCCATCAGTCGCCGTTCTCCTCCGGGGCGTCGGCGGGCCCAGAGTCCGTCAGGATCGAGCTCTTGTCGCCGGAGTCCTGCATCCGGTCGAAATCGCGCTCGCGCTTGGCGAGGAGACCGCGGGCGCGCTCGGAATCCTCGGGATGCGTGAGCACGCGGATCCCGGTGAGATCTCCGAAGTTCACGGGTTCCATGTGGAACTTGCGGTTGTCGATCTGGGCTTCGATCCCCTCGGATTCGAGGAACCCGCGGATCAGGTCCGCCTCCACGTCATCGGGCACCAACGCCACCTGTGTCCAATCTTCCTGCGAGGCCATCGCGGGCTCCTTTCCGGCGCCGCCCGACCCCGGGCGTCCGGGAACCGGGCGGCGGATGGTTCGAGTCGGCAGGGAGAAGATAACAGGATCGAATGATCTCAGGAGGCGACCGCGAGCGGCAACTCCTCTCGCGGGACGACCGTCCCGACGACGGCGGTTTCCGGCGCGCCCGCCGCCCGGCAGCGGGCGGCGAATTCTTCCCCGCGCCCCTCCGGGACGCAGACGAGGAGCCCTCCGGAGGTCTGCGCGTCGACCAGCAGCAGGAAATCGTCGTCGGACCAGGGCGCCGTCCAGGCGGTCTTCGGGCGCAGATTCCGGAAGTTCTTCCGGGAGCCGTCCGGAGCGATTCCGCGCCGGGCGATCGGGCGGGCTTGCTCGATCACGGGGATCCTGGCGAGGGAAAACCGCGCCGTCGTCCCCGACGCCTCCATCAGGTTCAGGGCGTGACCGAGGAGGCCGTATCCCGTGATGTCGGTCGCGGCGCGGACGCGGAACTCCGGCATGAGAAATGAGGGCCCGGCGTTCAAGGCCGCCATCTGGCACCCCAGCCGCTCGAGGAGGTCGTCCCCGACGATCCTCCGGTGGAACAGCCCGCCGAGTGCGTCGGCGCGGCTCGCGGAGACGAGAACGCCGACGCCCAGCGGCTTCGTGAGGATCAGCTCGTCGCCCGGCCGAGCCGCCGCGTGGTCGGTCAGGTCTTCTTCGCGCGCGAAACCGGTGGCGGCGAGGCCATAGATCGGCACGTCGTGGTCGATCGTGTGCCCCCCCGAAAGTGTGGCTCCCGCCTCGGCGACGGTTTCGGCGCCGCCGCGCAGGATCGACTCGAGGGTCGAAAGCGGCAGGACCTCGGACGGGAAGGCCGCGACGGCGAGCGCGAGCGCCGGACGC of the Thermoanaerobaculia bacterium genome contains:
- a CDS encoding DUF2007 domain-containing protein, with amino-acid sequence MASQEDWTQVALVPDDVEADLIRGFLESEGIEAQIDNRKFHMEPVNFGDLTGIRVLTHPEDSERARGLLAKRERDFDRMQDSGDKSSILTDSGPADAPEENGD
- the selD gene encoding selenide, water dikinase SelD, which codes for MGQFDLAAVLSKMPPSRDANLIAGFGRSEDASAYRLGDGRALVQTVDYFTPVVDDPHLFGRIAAANALSDLYAAGARPALALAVAAFPSEVLPLSTLESILRGGAETVAEAGATLSGGHTIDHDVPIYGLAATGFAREEDLTDHAAARPGDELILTKPLGVGVLVSASRADALGGLFHRRIVGDDLLERLGCQMAALNAGPSFLMPEFRVRAATDITGYGLLGHALNLMEASGTTARFSLARIPVIEQARPIARRGIAPDGSRKNFRNLRPKTAWTAPWSDDDFLLLVDAQTSGGLLVCVPEGRGEEFAARCRAAGAPETAVVGTVVPREELPLAVAS